The Gemmatimonadales bacterium genomic interval GGTGGCGGAGCTCGAGTGCGGCCATACCCTGCACGTCCGACATGAGCCACCGTGGCAGGTGCGGCCCTGGGTGCTGACGCCGGAGGGGCGTGCGGCCATGGTCGGGAGCGACCTCGACTGCCTTCGCTGTGACAGCGAGGACCTGAAGGGACAAGGTCCGCGCGGGCTCGGTGCCTAACCCGCA includes:
- a CDS encoding DUF3565 domain-containing protein gives rise to the protein MRRQIVGFREDAEGHWVAELECGHTLHVRHEPPWQVRPWVLTPEGRAAMVGSDLDCLRCDSEDLKGQGPRGLGA